A single region of the Sulfitobacter geojensis genome encodes:
- a CDS encoding aldehyde dehydrogenase has product MTFHLPIAPPSVAHGFVGGKRSLGGGIEMPVFYPATGQQVSSLVEDDAASVDAAVKMARQAFDTGPWSRLSVAKRVDVLRRCQQTILDHADELARLECVATGLLLRELRQRHMARAAHNFGFFAEYISQSSGQRFDQTEGYMTTVTRDPVGVAALIAPWNAPVALASMKIASALAFGNTCVLKPSEQTPLALMRLVELLQDVLPEGVLNLVNGRGTVTGSALVEHPDVDLISFTGGTETGRSIMSAAGRNLVPCTMELGGKSANIITATADFERALDGALLGIFSNNGQQCLAGSRILVERSIHAEFCERFVERAAKLKVGDPTADETELGPLASLPHMNRVLDFANITKNEGGKLLTGGSRREDMGEGYFISPTAVCATSNSDTVAQEEIFGPFATILPFDSTQEAVAMANDTKFGLVAYVWSDHLPTVMEMTEGLRAGVLWVNTPMMRELRAPFGGYGDSGVGREGGASCEAFYTEEKTVTIPKTAPVLRKLGGLD; this is encoded by the coding sequence GTGACTTTCCACTTACCTATTGCCCCCCCCTCTGTAGCGCACGGATTTGTTGGCGGAAAACGCTCTTTGGGCGGCGGTATCGAAATGCCCGTATTTTATCCTGCAACCGGCCAACAAGTTTCGTCGCTTGTGGAAGATGATGCAGCATCGGTTGATGCCGCGGTAAAAATGGCGCGCCAAGCCTTCGATACCGGACCTTGGTCGCGGTTGTCTGTGGCGAAACGGGTCGACGTTCTGCGACGCTGCCAGCAGACAATCCTTGATCACGCAGACGAACTGGCGCGACTTGAGTGCGTTGCAACAGGATTGTTGCTGCGTGAGTTGCGCCAGCGCCATATGGCGCGCGCCGCCCATAATTTCGGGTTCTTTGCCGAATACATCAGCCAAAGCAGCGGTCAGCGGTTCGATCAAACCGAAGGGTATATGACGACCGTTACCCGTGATCCGGTCGGTGTCGCGGCACTGATTGCGCCGTGGAATGCGCCGGTTGCGCTGGCGTCTATGAAAATTGCGTCGGCTTTGGCCTTCGGCAACACCTGTGTGTTGAAACCGTCCGAGCAGACACCGCTCGCATTGATGAGATTGGTTGAATTGTTGCAAGACGTCTTGCCCGAAGGCGTACTTAATCTTGTGAATGGCCGCGGCACGGTCACAGGGTCGGCACTTGTAGAACACCCTGATGTGGACTTGATCAGCTTCACGGGTGGCACGGAAACCGGCCGTTCGATCATGTCGGCCGCAGGTCGGAACCTTGTGCCTTGTACAATGGAACTGGGTGGCAAGTCAGCGAACATCATTACCGCGACGGCGGACTTTGAACGTGCGCTAGACGGGGCCTTACTGGGGATTTTTTCGAATAACGGTCAGCAATGTTTGGCCGGTTCCCGCATTCTGGTAGAGCGGAGCATCCACGCGGAGTTTTGTGAGCGCTTTGTCGAGCGGGCCGCAAAATTGAAAGTGGGAGATCCGACTGCAGATGAGACCGAGCTTGGCCCGCTGGCGTCACTGCCGCACATGAACCGCGTTCTGGACTTTGCCAATATTACCAAAAACGAAGGTGGCAAACTGTTAACCGGGGGCAGCCGTCGGGAAGATATGGGGGAGGGATATTTCATTTCGCCCACCGCAGTCTGCGCCACTTCGAATTCGGATACTGTCGCCCAAGAAGAAATATTCGGCCCGTTCGCTACCATCTTGCCCTTTGACAGCACTCAAGAAGCTGTCGCCATGGCCAACGACACCAAGTTCGGGCTGGTGGCTTACGTCTGGTCGGACCACCTGCCCACGGTCATGGAAATGACTGAGGGCCTGCGAGCAGGGGTATTGTGGGTGAATACGCCGATGATGCGCGAATTGCGCGCGCCTTTCGGGGGGTATGGCGATTCCGGCGTCGGGCGCGAAGGCGGCGCGTCATGCGAAGCATTCTACACCGAAGAGAAGACCGTCACCATTCCAAAGACCGCGCCGGTTCTTAGAAAACTTGGCGGATTAGATTGA
- a CDS encoding TRAP transporter substrate-binding protein, with protein sequence MKLIKNLATSVAALGLLTMSAMAQDTIKVASFTSEKATGVSKVIEPWMDAVAADLGDQIAMRGFWGGTLGKSPFKQFELVQNGVADAAWILPSYTAGQFPEMGLFELPFLFRNAHEASTTGWKLYEAGLLTGFDGVHVVGFFSTEPNTLFMKKQIETLDGLKDLKIRSAGPIQARWLEEFGAAPQTLSSSEYNEALSRGTVEGVIQGWTGMATFKSFPLVEQSFEVPTGAIPFLFLMNEGKWNSLPAQTQAAMSAHGGEAFANMGAGAYTDAGAAIIEKVTAEGALNRTEISESDLKAYEERSKAVHDWWIERTPNGSVVYDAAVDILAEIRAGN encoded by the coding sequence ATGAAACTGATAAAAAATCTCGCAACCAGTGTCGCAGCTCTAGGTCTTTTGACGATGTCGGCGATGGCGCAGGATACGATCAAGGTGGCCAGCTTTACCTCTGAAAAAGCGACCGGCGTATCCAAAGTAATCGAACCGTGGATGGACGCCGTTGCGGCCGATCTTGGTGATCAGATCGCGATGCGCGGGTTCTGGGGCGGCACATTGGGAAAAAGCCCGTTTAAACAGTTTGAGCTTGTTCAAAACGGTGTCGCAGATGCGGCCTGGATCTTGCCTAGCTATACAGCTGGCCAGTTTCCGGAAATGGGCCTTTTCGAATTGCCATTCCTGTTCCGAAACGCCCACGAAGCATCGACAACCGGATGGAAACTCTATGAAGCCGGTTTGTTGACGGGCTTTGACGGCGTGCATGTTGTCGGCTTTTTCTCGACAGAGCCCAACACGCTGTTCATGAAAAAGCAGATCGAAACGCTGGACGGGCTGAAGGACCTGAAGATCCGTTCGGCAGGACCGATCCAAGCCCGTTGGCTTGAGGAATTTGGCGCAGCCCCCCAGACGTTGTCATCATCGGAGTATAACGAAGCCCTCAGCCGGGGTACTGTCGAGGGTGTCATTCAAGGCTGGACCGGTATGGCGACATTCAAGTCCTTTCCACTGGTCGAGCAGTCCTTTGAGGTGCCAACAGGCGCAATTCCGTTTCTGTTTCTCATGAACGAAGGCAAATGGAATTCTCTTCCTGCGCAGACCCAGGCAGCAATGTCTGCCCATGGTGGCGAGGCTTTCGCGAACATGGGTGCCGGCGCTTATACCGATGCCGGCGCAGCTATCATTGAAAAGGTAACGGCTGAGGGGGCGCTGAACAGAACCGAAATTTCGGAAAGTGACCTTAAGGCGTACGAGGAGCGATCCAAAGCGGTTCACGATTGGTGGATTGAGCGCACCCCTAACGGTAGCGTGGTCTATGATGCAGCTGTGGACATCCTTGCTGAAATCCGGGCTGGCAACTAA
- a CDS encoding TRAP transporter small permease subunit yields MQAASEKVEYTGSIALARKLDKLTQSIAVAGFCGLVIVAILTFYDGSARYLGLPRVSGFNDYGELVYPIVIASCFPAGLLRQSNVTIRVLEKVVGPRVSMWFEALAAFVTLVFFGLLVWQFIVLGENYTAAARTTRTVEMLLAPWWWVATIIMSFCVPVQIYVTAIWTKAAFKGIKPAHSTLNSRESAEAI; encoded by the coding sequence ATGCAGGCGGCCAGCGAAAAGGTGGAGTATACGGGCAGCATCGCGCTTGCCCGTAAGCTCGACAAACTTACCCAGTCGATCGCTGTGGCCGGGTTTTGCGGGCTTGTCATTGTGGCCATCCTCACCTTCTACGACGGTAGCGCGCGTTATCTTGGCTTGCCTCGTGTGTCTGGTTTCAATGACTACGGTGAGTTGGTGTATCCGATCGTCATTGCAAGCTGTTTTCCCGCCGGTCTGCTGCGTCAAAGCAACGTGACTATCCGTGTATTGGAAAAGGTGGTCGGGCCGCGGGTGTCAATGTGGTTCGAAGCACTGGCCGCGTTTGTGACACTTGTGTTTTTCGGGCTTCTTGTCTGGCAGTTTATCGTCCTCGGGGAGAATTATACTGCCGCCGCGCGCACCACACGTACGGTCGAAATGCTGCTTGCTCCTTGGTGGTGGGTTGCAACGATCATCATGTCCTTCTGTGTGCCGGTACAAATCTACGTCACCGCAATTTGGACCAAAGCTGCGTTCAAGGGCATCAAGCCTGCACATTCGACACTCAATTCCCGCGAAAGTGCGGAAGCCATTTAG
- a CDS encoding TRAP transporter large permease, with protein sequence MTDPFLVGSLGLLAMFALILLQVPIGIAMGVVGVVGTGFIIGFGPALSLLGTEPSSALASEGLAVVAMFLLMGNLAHAGGLSSELYRLAYSFLGHRKGGLIFATIGACAGFGAICGSSVATAATMVRIALPQMLARGYSPGLAAGAIASGGTLGMIVPPSVVMILYAILTENSIITLFLAAIIPGLLAVVFYFGAVAVAVKINPDAAPAGQRSNWSERWMVTKQNWAVMLLAFAVSGGIYSGIFTVTEAASVGATIALCLALFRKRLNVRTFLGCLGDTASNTGLIFVIIIGASIFSYFATLSGLPAAAVSWIEGLGLPSLVVIFCLLLFYILMGAIFDTIAAMVLTLPFVYPLIINMGYDPIWWGVVNIVVIELGMITPPIGINVFVIHAMADNLTMRQIFKGVVPFVIGDLLRLIVLVLIPGLSLWLPRTLGWM encoded by the coding sequence ATGACTGATCCATTTCTTGTCGGCTCACTTGGCCTTTTAGCAATGTTTGCCTTGATCTTGTTACAGGTGCCAATTGGGATCGCCATGGGTGTGGTTGGTGTCGTTGGTACAGGCTTTATCATCGGGTTCGGCCCTGCGCTGTCTTTGTTGGGGACGGAACCTTCGTCTGCTTTGGCCTCAGAAGGGCTCGCGGTGGTCGCGATGTTTCTTTTAATGGGAAACCTTGCCCATGCGGGCGGGTTGTCCAGTGAACTCTATCGTCTTGCCTACAGCTTTCTGGGACACCGCAAGGGCGGTTTGATTTTCGCGACCATAGGCGCATGCGCCGGTTTTGGTGCGATCTGCGGCTCATCAGTTGCGACTGCTGCGACAATGGTCCGGATCGCTTTGCCACAAATGCTGGCACGTGGGTATTCGCCCGGGTTGGCTGCGGGGGCTATCGCATCAGGTGGCACACTTGGCATGATCGTTCCCCCAAGTGTAGTGATGATCCTCTATGCGATCCTGACCGAGAACTCTATTATCACTTTGTTTCTCGCAGCGATAATTCCAGGACTTTTAGCGGTCGTATTCTATTTCGGCGCAGTGGCCGTGGCCGTGAAAATCAATCCTGACGCAGCACCTGCGGGGCAGCGTTCTAATTGGTCCGAGCGCTGGATGGTAACGAAGCAGAATTGGGCTGTGATGTTGCTCGCCTTTGCAGTCTCCGGTGGCATCTATAGCGGTATCTTTACAGTAACCGAGGCAGCATCCGTCGGGGCTACGATTGCACTTTGCCTTGCCCTGTTCCGGAAGCGCCTGAATGTGCGGACGTTTCTGGGCTGTCTCGGAGATACTGCATCAAATACGGGACTGATCTTTGTTATTATTATCGGGGCGTCGATCTTTTCCTACTTTGCAACACTGAGCGGCCTGCCTGCGGCAGCAGTGTCATGGATCGAAGGATTGGGGTTGCCTTCTCTTGTCGTGATCTTCTGTCTGCTGCTGTTTTATATCCTTATGGGGGCAATTTTCGACACGATCGCTGCAATGGTTCTGACGCTTCCATTTGTGTATCCGTTGATTATCAACATGGGGTACGATCCCATATGGTGGGGTGTCGTCAATATCGTGGTGATTGAACTGGGAATGATCACTCCTCCGATCGGGATCAACGTCTTTGTCATACACGCGATGGCCGATAACCTGACCATGCGCCAGATATTCAAGGGCGTTGTGCCGTTTGTCATAGGAGATTTGCTACGCTTGATCGTGTTGGTCTTGATCCCCGGCTTGAGCCTTTGGTTGCCGCGTACGCTTGGGTGGATGTAA
- a CDS encoding tyrosine-protein phosphatase, with amino-acid sequence MTQNNGLTPVGMHNFRDLGGIQLKDGQQVRRGAIFRSCALRDTAIPHIAGHAGPARVIDLRSEAEIAADPGALATCKDRVCIPIFARLDPVSALLAADPDARLSQRYIMALDTVPEGFAAVMTAIARAPAGPVVFHCTAGKDRTGLVAALLLSLLGASPDSIARDYAETANFAPGLLRSLERDARDRGGDPALIRRILTSNAEDMLSVIDHIEARHGGATTYVTTAGLSAADRKQLERRLVVSKESSPAPPPGPDVEVLLG; translated from the coding sequence ATGACACAAAACAACGGGCTAACGCCTGTAGGCATGCATAATTTCCGCGACCTCGGGGGCATCCAGCTCAAGGACGGGCAACAGGTGCGCCGGGGTGCAATCTTTCGCTCCTGCGCACTGCGTGACACCGCCATCCCCCATATAGCAGGCCATGCCGGACCAGCCCGCGTGATCGACCTGCGCTCCGAGGCTGAGATCGCTGCCGATCCCGGGGCACTTGCCACCTGCAAAGACCGGGTATGCATCCCGATTTTCGCACGTCTCGACCCGGTGTCGGCTTTGCTGGCAGCGGATCCTGACGCGAGGCTGTCGCAACGCTATATCATGGCGCTCGACACCGTGCCCGAAGGCTTTGCCGCAGTCATGACCGCCATCGCGCGGGCACCTGCAGGTCCCGTCGTATTTCACTGCACTGCTGGAAAGGACCGAACCGGCCTAGTTGCAGCACTGCTCCTGTCGTTACTGGGGGCCAGCCCAGACAGCATCGCGCGCGACTACGCCGAAACCGCAAATTTTGCGCCCGGCTTGCTGCGCAGTCTCGAACGCGATGCCCGCGACCGCGGCGGAGATCCCGCCCTCATTCGCCGTATCCTGACGTCAAATGCCGAAGACATGCTGTCTGTCATTGATCACATCGAAGCCCGGCACGGCGGCGCAACCACTTACGTAACCACAGCGGGGTTGTCCGCCGCAGATAGGAAACAGCTTGAACGCAGATTGGTTGTGAGCAAAGAGAGCAGCCCTGCCCCCCCCCCCGGCCCCGATGTTGAAGTTCTTCTCGGTTGA
- a CDS encoding carbohydrate ABC transporter permease: MTIRFSPKGILTHGTMILLSLTAVVPICWMVVTSLRPATGIFEATLWPSEVTFDNYVYVFDAIPMLRMLWNTFVMASATAIAQVLTGLTAAYALTRWRFRGGKAVQALIALSWLVPFQVTMIPNYVLSTKLGLLNTITGLVLPNAAAAFAVLLLVNAMRSFPRQVIEAARMDDAGHWRILWQIIVPNLRAPLASLGVLAFISAWNEYFWPLLLIRRMDDAVVQIGLQMFMSQEGNQWGPLMAAATLASLPVLAIYLVLHRQIIESFMKSGIK, from the coding sequence ATGACGATTAGGTTCTCGCCGAAAGGCATTCTCACGCATGGCACGATGATACTGCTGTCTCTAACGGCGGTTGTGCCGATCTGCTGGATGGTTGTCACGTCGCTGCGCCCTGCCACAGGTATCTTCGAAGCGACGCTCTGGCCCTCGGAAGTGACATTCGACAACTACGTTTATGTTTTCGACGCGATCCCGATGCTTCGGATGTTGTGGAATACCTTTGTCATGGCCAGCGCCACCGCGATCGCACAAGTGCTGACGGGGCTGACTGCCGCCTACGCGCTGACACGCTGGCGCTTTCGGGGCGGCAAGGCCGTGCAGGCGCTGATCGCGTTGTCCTGGTTGGTGCCTTTCCAGGTCACCATGATACCCAACTATGTGCTGTCCACGAAGCTTGGGCTGCTCAACACCATAACAGGCCTCGTCCTGCCCAACGCCGCCGCCGCTTTTGCGGTTCTGCTGCTGGTCAACGCCATGCGGTCTTTCCCCCGGCAGGTGATCGAGGCGGCGCGTATGGATGATGCTGGGCACTGGCGCATCTTGTGGCAGATCATCGTCCCCAACTTGCGCGCTCCCCTCGCCTCTCTCGGTGTGCTCGCCTTCATCTCGGCGTGGAACGAATACTTCTGGCCACTCTTGTTGATCCGGCGGATGGACGATGCGGTTGTCCAGATCGGCCTTCAGATGTTTATGTCGCAAGAAGGCAACCAGTGGGGGCCGTTGATGGCCGCCGCTACGCTAGCCTCCCTACCGGTTTTGGCCATTTATCTTGTTCTGCACCGTCAGATCATCGAGAGCTTCATGAAATCAGGTATCAAATGA
- a CDS encoding carbohydrate ABC transporter permease: MTDAPLQATLSPLGLQRRARHFANLRLPIAPWLYLAPTLCILFVWIYWPLLRSIELSFTEWNMLPTATPRPVGLQNYRNLLELPELQQAAMNTVWYVVGLLPLSVVIPLFVAILTQNLRGPMRNLYRSLIFVPMIVPPIVAAVLWRWLLNRDYGLVNLGLSTLGIDPVSFFADPDLALWTMVWITGWKLMGFSTLLFSAANSTIDPGYLEAARMDGATEWQITRDIRLPLLSPMILLLIMMTVLFGAQWSFVYINAITDGGPLGSTSNIFFLMWKYGFQTFSAGWSATAGVMTFITFGVLALVFQALSRKVTFHDD, encoded by the coding sequence ATGACCGACGCGCCCCTTCAGGCCACACTCTCTCCGCTGGGATTGCAGCGCAGGGCCCGCCACTTTGCGAACTTGCGGCTTCCCATCGCGCCCTGGCTTTATCTAGCGCCGACGCTTTGCATTCTCTTTGTCTGGATTTACTGGCCCCTCTTAAGGTCCATTGAGCTTTCCTTCACCGAGTGGAACATGCTGCCCACGGCCACCCCGCGGCCGGTGGGCCTTCAGAACTACCGCAACCTGCTTGAGTTGCCCGAACTGCAACAGGCGGCAATGAACACCGTCTGGTACGTAGTTGGGCTGTTGCCACTGTCGGTGGTGATCCCGCTTTTCGTGGCAATACTGACGCAGAACCTACGCGGGCCGATGCGCAACCTCTACCGCTCGCTCATCTTCGTGCCGATGATCGTGCCGCCCATCGTTGCCGCCGTGCTCTGGCGCTGGTTGCTAAACCGCGACTACGGTCTGGTCAATCTGGGGCTCTCTACCCTTGGCATCGATCCTGTCAGTTTTTTCGCCGATCCCGATCTCGCGCTTTGGACGATGGTCTGGATCACGGGCTGGAAGCTGATGGGGTTCTCGACACTGTTGTTCTCGGCGGCCAACAGTACCATTGATCCCGGCTACCTTGAGGCCGCGCGCATGGACGGCGCAACCGAATGGCAAATCACGCGGGACATCCGGCTGCCGCTTCTGTCGCCGATGATCCTGCTTCTGATCATGATGACTGTGCTTTTCGGCGCGCAGTGGAGCTTTGTCTATATCAACGCGATCACGGACGGCGGACCGCTGGGATCTACCTCCAACATCTTCTTCCTGATGTGGAAATACGGATTTCAGACCTTCTCTGCGGGATGGAGCGCGACTGCAGGTGTGATGACCTTCATCACCTTCGGCGTGCTGGCCCTCGTATTTCAGGCCCTGTCTAGAAAGGTGACTTTCCATGACGATTAG
- a CDS encoding ABC transporter substrate-binding protein, which produces MLRRTLMSTGAAALVFAGLGLPSSAQMAEEITEPVTVTFYSYNLATAGQRNDATMEMLNKFMEDNPLITVEPIGAPSNEILSRVQADIVAGQQPDVAQLVFRDLIYAAHDLGAEALEDLAKDELAQHSEGMVENGLELGRVDGKTYGLAYTFSTPVMFINKDIFREAGLDPQTPPRTWEEVKAAGIAIQKNTNYHGFFPGAFGPIDGTFVYQSIVMSNGGRVREGNKLTFADDGAADAVAMLRDLRDSGAYADIDVAAHMDTFSAGKLGMFLFTSAVQNSFSNAAEGNFEMDVVAMPSFGDKPTAPTNSGSALYVLSKDPVQQRAAWELMKFLTSKYAYTQITSKIGYLPLRLDIVNDPKYLKDWVEANPLIRPNLEQLERLTANVAFAGPNYRQVENMMKDAATAAVLGDDDPYEVLSAAQDEAQKLMPSDD; this is translated from the coding sequence ATGCTACGCAGAACGTTGATGTCCACTGGTGCCGCGGCGCTGGTTTTTGCCGGCCTCGGCCTGCCCTCCTCCGCCCAGATGGCGGAGGAGATCACAGAGCCGGTGACGGTCACCTTTTATTCCTACAACCTTGCCACGGCAGGTCAGCGCAACGACGCGACCATGGAAATGCTGAACAAGTTCATGGAAGATAACCCACTGATCACGGTTGAGCCCATCGGCGCGCCGTCCAACGAGATCCTCTCGCGCGTACAGGCCGATATCGTTGCGGGTCAGCAGCCAGATGTGGCCCAGCTCGTGTTCCGTGACCTGATCTACGCCGCGCACGATCTGGGGGCCGAAGCGCTGGAAGACCTTGCAAAGGACGAATTAGCCCAGCACTCCGAAGGAATGGTAGAGAACGGTCTGGAACTGGGCCGCGTCGACGGCAAGACCTATGGACTGGCCTACACATTCTCCACGCCGGTGATGTTCATCAACAAGGACATCTTTCGCGAAGCCGGACTTGACCCCCAAACCCCGCCCCGCACGTGGGAAGAGGTGAAAGCCGCCGGCATAGCGATCCAGAAGAATACCAACTACCACGGCTTCTTCCCAGGCGCCTTTGGCCCGATTGACGGCACTTTCGTCTATCAGTCCATCGTGATGTCCAACGGCGGTCGTGTGCGCGAAGGCAACAAGCTGACCTTCGCCGACGACGGAGCGGCAGATGCCGTCGCCATGCTACGCGACCTGCGCGACAGCGGGGCCTACGCCGACATCGACGTGGCCGCCCACATGGATACCTTCTCCGCTGGCAAGCTGGGCATGTTCCTTTTCACTTCCGCGGTGCAGAATAGCTTTTCCAATGCAGCCGAAGGCAACTTCGAAATGGACGTCGTAGCGATGCCGTCCTTCGGCGACAAACCGACAGCCCCGACCAATTCAGGCTCTGCACTTTATGTTCTATCTAAGGACCCGGTGCAGCAACGCGCCGCGTGGGAACTGATGAAGTTCCTTACCTCCAAATATGCCTATACGCAGATCACCTCTAAGATCGGGTATCTGCCGCTCCGCCTCGATATTGTGAATGACCCCAAGTACCTCAAGGATTGGGTAGAGGCGAACCCCCTCATCCGCCCGAACCTCGAACAGCTTGAGCGTCTGACCGCGAATGTCGCCTTCGCCGGCCCGAATTACCGCCAGGTCGAAAACATGATGAAAGACGCGGCGACTGCTGCCGTGTTGGGCGATGACGATCCGTACGAGGTACTGAGCGCCGCGCAGGACGAAGCGCAAAAGCTAATGCCCTCAGACGACTGA
- a CDS encoding metallophosphoesterase codes for MADPTFVHLTDLHFGEPDDPHLHSDTEATMDQILSNIAKIEPRPDFAIASGDLTNAGDPQSYRKLTRALDGIGMPVVYAIGNHDTRAGFREGMLGEAPGSDMPYDHDQVLAGIHVITLDSTVPGAIGGAIEPAQFDWLKTRLADHADLPKLLVIHHPPMLGETQDPDFWRGIRFEDSLRLAEILKGRDDIKGILCGHIHHDRFSVWHGIPVIVGLGQHAATDILVTDRLRMVQGAGFGIGRLRPSGLTMALVPLPSDRAELNSYPLSMLRAHVEQVEAAAHAAPEHAD; via the coding sequence ATGGCTGACCCAACATTCGTTCACCTGACAGACCTGCATTTTGGCGAACCCGACGATCCGCATTTGCATTCGGACACCGAGGCGACGATGGACCAGATCCTCTCCAACATCGCCAAGATCGAGCCGCGTCCCGATTTTGCCATCGCGTCTGGCGACCTGACCAACGCCGGGGATCCGCAGAGCTATCGCAAGCTCACCCGTGCGCTCGACGGGATCGGGATGCCCGTGGTCTATGCCATTGGCAACCACGACACCCGGGCGGGTTTCCGCGAAGGGATGCTGGGCGAAGCACCTGGCAGCGATATGCCCTACGACCATGATCAGGTATTGGCCGGCATTCATGTGATCACCCTTGACAGCACCGTCCCCGGTGCCATCGGCGGCGCGATTGAGCCCGCGCAATTCGACTGGCTGAAAACCCGCCTCGCGGATCACGCGGATTTGCCAAAGCTGCTGGTCATTCATCATCCCCCCATGCTGGGCGAGACGCAGGATCCTGATTTCTGGCGCGGCATCCGTTTCGAGGACAGCCTACGCCTGGCTGAAATCCTCAAGGGCCGCGACGACATCAAGGGCATTCTCTGTGGTCATATCCACCACGACCGGTTCAGCGTCTGGCACGGCATCCCGGTTATCGTCGGTCTGGGCCAGCATGCGGCCACCGACATTTTGGTCACCGACCGGCTGCGCATGGTCCAAGGCGCGGGCTTTGGCATCGGCCGCCTGCGCCCATCCGGGCTGACCATGGCGCTGGTACCGCTGCCCTCGGACCGCGCCGAGCTGAATTCCTATCCGCTCTCAATGTTGCGCGCGCACGTAGAACAAGTCGAAGCAGCGGCGCATGCCGCGCCGGAGCACGCCGATTGA
- a CDS encoding ABC transporter ATP-binding protein, with amino-acid sequence MADIQITGLAKAFGGNPILTDLDLSIRSQEFLVVLGASGCGKSTLLRLIAGLEEPDAGSIRIDGAPVEHLQPGKRGCAMVFQNYALYPHMSVAANMGYGLKVAGMARAQRTARVSEVARMLELDHLLDRKPSQLSGGQRQRVAMGRAMTREPKVFLFDEPLSNLDAKLRTAMRAEIRRLHRQLGTTSVFVTHDQVEAMSMADRMVLMNAGQIEQIGTPQELFHRPQSAFVAGFLGSPAMNLFEVAVGPEGRVLTASGWEPAPGLVVNRPLGTALTMGLRPGALHPDGRERRFTPDLCEDMGTELHLHARSAGAPQEVILVLPADRPLPRGPFGLSAAPEDAHLFDIKSGRRVAARSTTKKMEMAHG; translated from the coding sequence ATGGCAGACATCCAGATCACCGGCCTGGCAAAGGCCTTCGGAGGCAATCCGATCCTGACGGATCTGGACCTGTCGATCCGTTCCCAGGAGTTTCTAGTGGTACTGGGTGCCTCGGGCTGCGGCAAGTCCACGCTACTGCGCCTTATCGCGGGCTTGGAGGAACCGGACGCGGGCAGCATCCGCATTGATGGCGCGCCAGTAGAGCATTTGCAGCCCGGCAAGCGCGGCTGTGCGATGGTTTTCCAGAACTACGCGCTTTACCCGCATATGAGCGTGGCGGCGAACATGGGCTACGGGCTGAAGGTCGCCGGTATGGCGCGCGCTCAGCGCACAGCGCGCGTGTCCGAAGTTGCCCGTATGCTGGAACTTGATCACCTACTGGACCGCAAGCCCAGCCAGCTTTCTGGCGGGCAGCGCCAGAGGGTTGCCATGGGCCGCGCGATGACGCGCGAACCCAAGGTATTCCTGTTCGACGAGCCGCTATCGAATCTCGACGCCAAGCTCCGCACGGCCATGCGTGCGGAAATTCGTCGTCTGCACCGTCAGCTTGGCACAACGTCCGTTTTTGTCACCCATGACCAGGTCGAGGCCATGAGCATGGCAGATCGTATGGTGCTGATGAATGCCGGACAGATCGAGCAGATCGGCACGCCGCAAGAGTTGTTCCACCGCCCCCAAAGCGCCTTTGTCGCGGGGTTTCTGGGCAGCCCGGCCATGAACCTGTTTGAGGTGGCCGTGGGCCCTGAGGGCCGTGTGTTGACGGCATCGGGCTGGGAACCGGCGCCGGGTCTTGTCGTTAATCGCCCTCTGGGCACGGCGCTGACGATGGGACTGCGCCCCGGTGCCTTGCATCCTGATGGCAGGGAACGGCGTTTCACCCCGGACCTTTGCGAGGACATGGGCACTGAATTGCACCTGCACGCGCGCAGTGCTGGCGCACCGCAGGAGGTCATTCTAGTCCTGCCCGCCGATCGCCCGTTGCCCCGTGGCCCCTTCGGTCTGAGCGCGGCACCCGAAGACGCACACCTTTTCGACATCAAATCGGGGCGGCGTGTCGCCGCCCGTTCCACAACCAAAAAAATGGAAATGGCCCATGGCTGA